The Candidatus Binatia bacterium genome includes the window CGGTCGGCGACGTCGTCTTCTTCGCCGGCAACGACGGCGTGCACGGCTTCGAGCTCTGGCGCAGCGACGGCACCGCGAACGGCACGCGGCTCGTCCTCGACGCCATCCCCGGTCCGCGGGGCTACGTCGCGAGCGAGCTGACCGCGGTCGGCGACGCGCTGTTCTACGTCTACGACGATGGCGAGCACGGCGCCGAGCTCTGGATCAGCGACGGCACCGCGGCGGGGACGCATCTCGTGCGCGACATCGCGCCCGGGCCACGCAGCTCGTCGCCGCGGCGGCTCACCGCCGCACACGGTCTCCTCTTCTTCGTCGCCGACGACGGCGTCCACGGCGAGGAGCTGTGGATCAGCGACGGCACCGAGGCCGGCACCGCCCTGGTCGCCGACGTGCGGCCGGGCGAGCTCGACTCGGCGATCCAGGGGATCGTCGCGTTCGGGGACGGCGTCGCCTTCACCGCCGACGACGGCGAGGTCGGGCTCGAGCCGTGGTGGAGCGACGGCACGCCCGAGGGGACGGTGCTGATCGAGGACATCTTCCCAGGTAGCAAGAGCTCGATCCCGCAGGAGCTCACCGTGCTCGGCGACATGCTGCTGTTCACCGCCGACGACGGCGAGACCGGACGCGAGCTGTGGCGCGCGGACGCCGGCGTCACCGGCGCGGTGCAGGTCGCCGATCTGTGGTTGGGGAAGACCGGCTCCCGCCCCTCGCGCCTCTTCACCGCGGGCGGCTTGCTCTACTTCATCGCTGCCGCGAACGAGGCGACCGGCTTCGAGCTCTGGACGAGCGACGGCACGGGGCGGCACACCTTGCCGCTCATCCACCTCGCCGCGGGGCCGAGGAGCGTGACCCTTCAGCGCGGCATCGCGCTCGGCGACACCGCGTACTTCGTCCTCTCCGGCACGGACCTCGGCCTCGGCGCGTCGCTGTGGAAGAGCAACGGCACGCTCGAGAGCACCGTGCTCGTCGCGGACCTCAAGAGCTTCCCGTGCAGCGAGGAGTTCGGCGAGCTGGTGCCCTTCGGCAACCGGCTGCTGTTCGTCGCGCGCGGGCCCGGCGAGGACGACGAGCTCTGGATCACCGACGGCACCACGGAGGGAACGACCCGCGTCAAGGACATCCTTCCGGGGCCAGGGGGCTCGAAGCCGCAGCACCTCACGGTCGCGAACGGTCGGCTGTTCTTCAGCGCGCTCGACGGGCTGCACGGCCGGGAGCTGTGGGTGAGCGACGGCACCGGGAAGGGAACCGTGCTCGTGCGCGACATCCTCGACGGGACGGCGCCAGGAGCCGGGTACTGGCGGCTTCACGCGCTCGAGGATCGCGTCGTCTTCGAGGACGCGCACACCCAGCCGTGGCTCAGCGACGGCACGGCCGAGGGCACGGTCCCGTGGAGCGCGCTCGCCGGCCAGCGCGCGATCTCGGCGGCGTCGACGCGCTCGTCGACCTACCTCTTCACCGGGACGGAGCCGACCCGGCTGCAAGGCTTCGGTTACGGCATCTCCTGGTTCGCTGCTCGTGCGCTCGGCGACGACCTCTACTTCAGCGCGTCCATCCTGAATCGCCCCACCCTCTGGCGAGCCACCTCCGAGCCACCCGCCGTGCAGCAGCTCGCCTCGTTCACGGGCAGGGATCCGGAGGGACTGCTGCGCGTGCGCGACCGCATCTACTTCGTCGCGAGCGATGCGTCGCACGGCAGCGAGCTCTGGCGCACCGACGGCACGCCCGAGGGCACCAAGGTCGTCGCCGACGTCCTTCCGGGACCGGGCGGCGGCGTTCACGCTGCGGGCCTGCTGGGAAATCTCGGGCGACGCGTCTTCTTCGCCGCCGAGGACGGCGTCCACGGCGGCGAGCTCTGGGTGACGAAGGGCACCAAGGCGAGCACGAAGCTCGTGAAGGACATCCGCCCGGGCACGGCCGGCTCGATGACGGCGCCGAAGGGGGTGCGCTTCCGCAAGGCGATCTACTTCGGCGCCGACGATGGCATCCACGGCTCCGAGCTCTGGCGCACCGACGGCACGCCGGAGGGCACGACGCTGGTCGCCGACGTCCGTCCGGGGCCCGAGGGCTCGCACCCGCGGGTCCTGGCCCGGCTCCCCAACGGCGTGCTCTTCATCGCCAACCACGACATGCACACCGCTGCGCCCACGAAGGAGCTCTGGGTGACTGACGGCACCCCGGAGGGCACGGTGCGGCTGGTCGACGCCACGGCGTCGAGCTGGCTTCCCCTCGATGAGCCGCCGGTGGTGATCGGCGACGTGGCGTACATCCGGAGCTCGAACTCGCAGGGGAGCACGGTGCTCTGGGTCACCGACGGCGCGCCCGCGGGCACGCGGCTCGCGGTGGACGTCTCCGGGGGCACCCCCTTCGCCGGCATCTACCAGGTCGCAAGCCTGCGCGGGCAGCTCTTCTTCATCGCCAACGATGGCGCCCACGGCCGCGAGCTCTGGGCGCTCACCTGCGGCAACGGCGTCCGCGAGGCCGGCGAGCAGTGTGACGACGGCGCGCTCAACGGCACGCCGTCGAGCTGCTGCACCGGCGCCTGCACCGTGCGTCCCGAGCTGCGCGAGCAGTGCGAGCCGATCGACGGCGAGCTCGAGCTCAAGCGCGCGCGCCTGCAGGCCGACGGCCGCTCGCCCGCCGCGACCGGTCAGATCGTCATCGACGGCTTCCTCGAGGCGAGCGCCGCGCTGCCGATGTCGGTCGCAGCGGGGCTCGAAGCGACGGTCGTCGACGGCGGCGCGCTCGAGCAGGTCGCGTCGTGGCCGGCGAGCGAATGCCGCCAGGCGCCGACGGGCGTGATGCGCTGCTCGCGGCGCGGCGCGGTCGCGACCTTCAAGCCGGTCGCCGGAAGGAGCCCCGGGATGCAGCGCTACCGCTTCTCCGTCGCGTTGCGGCGCCTCGCGATCGACGGGCCGTTCGAGGCGCCGATCGGCCTGCGGCTGCGCAGCGGCGACGTCACCCGAGCGGGAGCGCTCGAGGAGTGCGATCCGAACGGCTCACGGCTGCGCTGCGCGCCGTGAGCGCTGAGCTCGACCGTTAGGCGCAAGCGTCGCGCTTGACGCGTCGCGCCCGAGCGTCAAGCCGTCTTGCGGTTGCGGTAGAGCTTCTCGTCGACGGCTTCCGCCATCGCGCGCTCGTCGTAGCGGCCGCCGAGGAAGCGGTTCACGATGCTGGCGACCTTCACCGGGTCGCGGATCGCCTCGTCGTACCGCACCTCGACCATGCTCCAGTTGCGCTTCTTGCGCGCCATGATGCGGACCGCCGCAAGGTGGTTGCGGTACGCCTCCGCCATGGTGGCGTCGTCGGTCGTGTCCTGCTCGCCGCGGTTCTTGAGCATCTTGTTCTGGCTCGCGAGCACCTCGTCGATGTCGCGGCGCATGAAGATGATGCGGTACGCGTTGTCGTCGGGCAGGTCCTTGAGCAGCCAGGAGATCACCTTGAGCGCCTTGCCGCGCGCCTGGCGCACCCAGCTCTTGTCCTGCTCCTTCTCGAGGTCCTTGACGCGCTCGTACTCGAAGTAGCCCTTCGGGTTGTCGATGTCCGGCGTGCGGACCTGATCGGTCATGATCGGGATGCCGGCCGCGTCGAGCATCTTCATCATCATCGACGTGCCGCTGCGCGGCAGGCCGGAGACGATGATGATCGGCTCGCCGTACTTGCGGCGCGCCAGCAGATCACGAAGCGAGTCGATGACAGCCACGCGCGTCACCTCACAGCGTCACGCCGAGACGCTTGCGCAGGAGGAAGCCTGCGATCAGCGACGCGGCGAAGAACCAGAGCAGGATTCCGCCCTCGCCGCTCGGCAGCGGGCTCAGGTCGCGCGTCGGCGTCGCGAGGCGGATGGTTTCGAACGCCGAGCCCGCGGGCAGCGCGGCCTCGCCCGGGTAGAGCAGCGCTTCCCACGTGCGCGTGCGCAGGACCGGCACCTTGCGCGGCCCGTTGCCCACCGCGACGACCTTCTCCTGCACCTCGTCGCCGGCGCGCAGCACGATCACGTGGTCGCCGTCCTCGAGCATCTCGAGGCGCCAGTAGACGCGGCCGTCGGCGGTGCGCACCGGACCCGCCTGCACCGCGACGCCGGGCGGGAACTCCGCCGTCACGTCGCGCACGCCGACGTTCGCGCCGGGGACCAGCTCGACCTCGAGGAGCTGCACGTCGCCGCGCTCGAGCGGCGCGTACGCGTAGTGCGCGACGAGCTGCACGAGGATGATCGTCATCGGCACGATCATCACCAGCAGCGGCACGACGTTGTAGCCGAGGTAGCGGAGGTTCTGGCCGAGCCCGCGCGCGGTCGAGCGGATCACGCTCAGCACGTCGTCGCGGTAGAGCACGACCTCGAGCAGGTGCACGACGATGCGCTTCTTCGCCGCCGCGATCCCGGCCTGGTTGCTCACCAGCTTGTAGACCAGCAGCGCGACCACGCCCGCGACCACCGGCCACACCAGCAGGTCGAACCACGCGAAGCGGTGGCCGAACGGCGCGAGGATCACGTCGAAGATCGCGCTCGTGATGGTGTTGAACGTCTGCACGTCGTGCGGGCGCGAGACGTCAGGAGATGTAGCCGAGTCCGCGCAGCTTGTTGCGGATGTCGTCGTCGCTCTTCGCGTCCTCGAAGTGGATCATCTCCTTCTCGAGCACGTGCGCGACGAACTCCTCGACCGTCGCGTAGCCCGCGACGTCGGCGATCTTCTTGACGCGATCGTAGAGATCGCGATCGAGCTTGATGGATTGCGTCTTGCCGAAGCCGAACATCGGCCCTCCTCCGAAGTCCCGCGCCGTCAGCGCGCGAACAGGTCCTTGCCCTCCATGCCGGACGGCAGCGGCACACCATAATGTGTGAGCAGGGTCGCCGTCACGTCGGGTAGCGCGTAGTCGTTGCGCGGCAGCGGGCGATTGGTCAGCAGGACGCCCGGCACCACCGCCGGGTCGGTCAGGTGGCTGCCCGACCAGCGCGACAGGTTGTCCTCCAGCACCGCCTCGGTGATCTCGCCGAGCGTGCTCTCGTCCGAGCAGCCGTAGCCGGCGTCGTAGCCGACGACCATGTCGGGCGCCTCGGCGATCCGCGGCCCGGAGTAGATGTCCTTGCCGAGGAACGCGCGGCGCACGACGCGGCGCTCGCCGTCCTGCCAGGACTCGAGCTTGCGCTTGATCTCGTCGAGCAGCGCGTCGGCCTCGGAGGGATCGACGATGCCCTCCGCCTCGCGTCCGCGCAGGTTCAGGTAGAGCCCGTTGAAGCCGAGGCCGTAGGCGCGCGTCTTCGACCAGTCGACGTCGCCGAGCGCGATCTTGCCGGTGCGCTTGCCGTCCTTGAGCACCAGGTAGCCCTGGTCGCGCAGCCAGGCGTTGAGGTGCGCCTTGCGCGTGTAGGGCTGGAAGCCGTGGTCGCTCATGACGATGACCAGCGTGTCCTCCGGCACGCGGTCGAGCACCTTGCCGAGCAGCTCGTCGACGTGACGGTAGTAGCCCTCGATGTCGTCGCCGTGCTCGGCCGCGGCGTGCGCGTCGGCGGCGAACGCCGGATGCGGCGGCGCGCTCGGATCCTTCGGATCGCCGAGCCGCCAGAGCATGTGGCACTGCAGGTCGATGTCCGAGACGTACATGAAGGTCATGTCGCCCGGCTTGAAGCGCGCGAGCGCGAGATCGAGCATCGCCTCGGTGTCCTGCTGCACGAGCGCGACCTGGCTCGCGTAGTCGTCGTCGTCGAAGATCCGATCCTTCAGCGCGTTGGTCTCTTCCGGCATCCCCTGCGTGTAGAAGAAGCCGAGCAGCGCGTAGAGCTCGTTGGCGAAGCTCGACGGCGTCGAGATGTCCTGCGCGGGGCTCGCCGGCGAGATGTTGATCGGGCTCGCGTAGATCTCGACCCCCGGACGTACTTGACGCACGTAGAAGCGCACGATGCCCTGCACGGTCATGAGCCCCGCGGGGAGCGGTGAGAACTCGACCGTCATCCAGTCCGACCACTCGCCGACCCGCAGCAGCGCGCGGCTCGAGCCCGCCTCGACCAGCACGGCGTCCTGCTCGGGGTCGATGCGGAAGGTGACCGGCACCGTCAAGTAATCGTTCTCGCCCGGCGCCTGACCCGGCGGCAGGCGGAACAGATCGGGCGGGCCCTTGAGCGTGCCGCGGACCGTGTCGGGGACGCCGTCGAGGTCGTCGTCCGAGAGGCTCACCTGCTGGATGTCGCCCTTGAGCTCCTCGCGCCCGCGCACCGGATAGGTCGTGAACCAGGTGTACGTGCCGTAGCCGCCGCGCAGGTCGACCGTGCCCATGCCCGAGAGCACCTTCGCGTCCGACGGCGGCGGCGGGTAGTTGCCCGGCATGCGGTAGACCTCGACGTCGACGCCGGCGTCGAACAGCGGATCCCAGAACGGCACGCCGCCGCGGTTGTTCTTCGGCGCGCTGCCACCGATCGGCAGGTAGTAGCCGAAGAGCGACACCGCGCTGCCCGGCTCCTCGGGCGCGGTCGCGGAGCTGATCGGCATGTAGGTCTTGGGATCGCGGTGCACGAAGTCGTACACGCCGTGCCCGCCCGGGTTCATGCCGGTGACGAAGGTCGACCACGCGACCGGGCTCTGCGGCGGGTTCGCGGTCGCGAGCTCGACGAAGCTCCCCTGCTGCGCGAGCCGGACGAAGTTCGGCATCTTCCCCGCGTCCATCAGGCGCCGCAGGATCACCGGATCCATGCCGTCGACGCCGAGGACGAAGATCCCCGGACGATCATCCCGCGCTGCGTGGGACGTGGTGGCGATGAACAGCGCGAGAAGGAGAGCGACGAGCGAACAGGCCCTACGCACTCGCGGCCTCGGGCAATGCCCCGTGCACGAGCGCGCCTGGCGCCGCGCCCGACTGCGACAGCGTCGAGGGATCGAGCGGCCCCGCGACCGTCGCGCGCGCGCCGTTCTCGGGGAAGAGCATGCGGCCCTGCATGTGCCGGCTCGGGCTCTGGCCGAACAGGCGCAGCACGGAGGTCGAGATGTCGGCGATGTGCGGACGCTCCACCGCGATCGGGCGATTGCAGAAGAACACGCCCGGCACGATGTCGGGATCGACGCAGTGGTCGCCCGACCAGCTCTTGGTGTTGTCGGAGAAGACCTCTTCCGTGACCGCGCCGGTCGCGCACTCCCACGAGTTGCGGTAGCCGCCCTCGTAGCCGACCAGCAGATCCGGAGCGTCGAAGCGGTACGGACCGTCCGCGGACGCGATCGCCGAGCGCACCTTGCGGATGCAGCGCTTGCCCGTCGCCGGATCGACCAGCGCCTCGAGCTTGCGGATGATCTCCGCGATCAGGGTCACGTACTCGTCGCCCTCCTCGACGATGCCCGACTTCTCGCGGCCCTTGCGGTTGATGAAGAGGCCCGTGAGCCCCAGGCTGAAGGCGCGCGTCTTCGACCAGTCGACGCGCTCGAACCAGTCGCCGCTCGTGCGCGCGCCGTCCTTCAGCACGAGGTAGCCCTGGTCACGGAGCCAGGCGTTGAGATTGACGCCACGGCGGAAGTTGGTGAAGCCGTGGTCGCTCATCACCATGAGCACGGTCTCCGGGTCGTCGCCGATCTCCTCGAGGACGCGTCCGAGGATGCCGTCCATGCGCTCGTAGGTGCGCGCGATCGCGTCGGCGTACTCGGTGGTCTCCTTGTCGCGGTTCGCCGGGTGGGTCGGGTCGAGGTAGCGGTAGAACATGTGCTGGATGCGGTCGGTGGTGTCGAACACGGTGGTGACGAGACCGCGCTTTCGGTGCGCGAGCGCGTCGAACAGCATCTTCTCGCGCTCGTCGCAGATCAGCATCGCCTGCTCGAAGAACGCCTTCTCGTCGATCACGCGCTCGTTCAGCGCCCAGGTGTCCTCGGCGAGACCGAGCGTCGCGAACGGGCCCTGCTTCTTCGCCAGGTAGACGCTGTAGATCGTCGGGTGGCTGATCGGCATCGCCGGATTTTCCGGATCGATGTGGATCGGCGTCATGTACAGCGACACCTCGGGCTCGAGCGACATCAGATAGAAGCGCGCGATGCCGCGCACCTTGACGCCGAGCCCGGACTTGAAGGTCAGCGTGACCCACTCGGAGTAGCGCTGCAGCTCGAGCGTCACCGGCTCGCAGCCCTCGATCTCGAGCCGCGCCGAGCGCCGGTCGGGCGACTCGATCAGCGAGAAGGGCAGCGTCATGCGCGGGTGGCCCTTCACCATCGGATCGTCGGGACCGACGATGCGCGAGCGGATCACGCCCTGCCGGTTGCGGCGGAGCACCGTCTGCTCGCCGCCGGTGTAGGCCGCGGCGCCGCCGTCCTTGGTCGCGGTGGAGAAGAAGGAGAAGGTGCCCTGGCTGCCGCGCAGGTCCGGCACGCACATGCCGGAAAGGAGGAGCCCGCGGAACTTCTCGGGCGGGAAGGTGATGGGCACGCGCTGGATGATCGAGTGGATGTGCTTGTCGCCGAGAAGCTTCCAGAACGGCGTGCCCTTGCGCAGCAGCTTGATGCGCGGCTTCTCGAGCGGAACCATGTAGCGCCCGATGTTCAGCACCCGCTTCGCTTCGCGAATGTCGGTGCTCGACAACATGGGCGCGCAGGTACATGGGTCGCGCGTGATGAAGTCGTAGATCCCGTGTCGCGACGGATCGACGCCGGTCGAGAACGTCGACCACGCGACCGGCGACATCGACGGGTTGGAGGTGTCGAGCGGGCGGAACACGCCCTGCTCCGCGAGGCGCTGGAAGTTCGGCAGCCGCCCCTCCTGCATGAAGCGCGTCGCGAGACCCGGATCCATGCCGTCGAAGCCGAGGATGATCACCCGCTTCGCCGACGCGTTCTTGAACGGGTTGCCGATGCGCACGAGCCGCCACAGCGTGGTGAGCGGCCAGAGCAGGATCGTGAGCAGCGCGAGGCCGAGCGCCGCGAGCAAGAGGAACAGCGAGCCCGCGAACGCGAACCCGGCGCCCGGGCCGATGTAGGCCTCGGCGCTCTGCGGCGCGAGCAGCGCGAGACCCGCAAGCGCGGCGGCGAGGCGGCACGCCGTGCCGCGCGGCTTCTCCTCCCGGACCGTCATGGACCCGTTGTACCTAGCGTGCCCCGCCGTCTTAGGCACGGCCGCCTCGCCGCGACGCACCGCAGCCGCTGCAAGGTAGAGGTGGGACGGTGGGGCGGCCGACCGTTGGCTTGGCGAGCGCTGCTGCACGGCGGTTGCGGCTGGCAAAGACCACATGGTACGCGTCCCGCGCTGGCGCCGGCAAGCCCCGTTCCGCGCCGTCCTCGTTGCGCCCGCCCATCGATCCGCCGGGAGACCCGCTGATGTCGCGATCGCTGCTCGTCCTGCCGTTGCTGTTTCTGCTCGCCTGCGAGGCGTCGCTCGCCGACCGCGAGAAGGAAGCGCGCGCCGCGCTCGACGCCCGCGACTTCGCGAAGGCGCAGAACATCTCGGAGGCGGCGCTGGTCGACGCCGCGTCGGGGAAGGACGCCGCGCTGGCGTGGCGCCTCGAGCAGATCCGCCTCGACGCGCTCTCGCACCAGAAGCAGGGCGCCGAGGTGGTGCGCACGCTCGAGCGACTCGCGACCCAGTACCCCCAGCAGGTCACGCCCGCGCTCTACCGCGCCCAGGCCGACCGTCTGAAGGCCGCCGGCGACGTCACCGGCGCGATCGACGTGCTGGCGGCGGGCGACAAGCGCTTCCCGCAGGAGCACGAGATCTTCTTGAAGGAGATCGAGGCGCTCAAGCAGGGCAACCTCGACCCGGCGCAGATCGAGCGGCTGAAGGCGCTGGGCTACCTCTGAGTCTCGTTCGAGCTTCGCTCGAGCCTCGGCCGGGCTTCGGCGCCGGAGCGCGCGCCGACGCTCGAACCGATCACGGACGTCGAAAGCGCGCGCTCACGCCGCTGTCGATTTCGCGGCTGCCCGATCGTCCATGGGCATGAGCAAGCACGGAAGAACGAACATGAACCTCGCCCTGTGGACGGTCCAGATCCTG containing:
- a CDS encoding ELWxxDGT repeat protein: MVQDTRRAATHRALGIAVLAAACALVLATSAEHARAQGKPYLVKDIETRSDGIAVRGAQAVGDVVFFAGNDGVHGFELWRSDGTANGTRLVLDAIPGPRGYVASELTAVGDALFYVYDDGEHGAELWISDGTAAGTHLVRDIAPGPRSSSPRRLTAAHGLLFFVADDGVHGEELWISDGTEAGTALVADVRPGELDSAIQGIVAFGDGVAFTADDGEVGLEPWWSDGTPEGTVLIEDIFPGSKSSIPQELTVLGDMLLFTADDGETGRELWRADAGVTGAVQVADLWLGKTGSRPSRLFTAGGLLYFIAAANEATGFELWTSDGTGRHTLPLIHLAAGPRSVTLQRGIALGDTAYFVLSGTDLGLGASLWKSNGTLESTVLVADLKSFPCSEEFGELVPFGNRLLFVARGPGEDDELWITDGTTEGTTRVKDILPGPGGSKPQHLTVANGRLFFSALDGLHGRELWVSDGTGKGTVLVRDILDGTAPGAGYWRLHALEDRVVFEDAHTQPWLSDGTAEGTVPWSALAGQRAISAASTRSSTYLFTGTEPTRLQGFGYGISWFAARALGDDLYFSASILNRPTLWRATSEPPAVQQLASFTGRDPEGLLRVRDRIYFVASDASHGSELWRTDGTPEGTKVVADVLPGPGGGVHAAGLLGNLGRRVFFAAEDGVHGGELWVTKGTKASTKLVKDIRPGTAGSMTAPKGVRFRKAIYFGADDGIHGSELWRTDGTPEGTTLVADVRPGPEGSHPRVLARLPNGVLFIANHDMHTAAPTKELWVTDGTPEGTVRLVDATASSWLPLDEPPVVIGDVAYIRSSNSQGSTVLWVTDGAPAGTRLAVDVSGGTPFAGIYQVASLRGQLFFIANDGAHGRELWALTCGNGVREAGEQCDDGALNGTPSSCCTGACTVRPELREQCEPIDGELELKRARLQADGRSPAATGQIVIDGFLEASAALPMSVAAGLEATVVDGGALEQVASWPASECRQAPTGVMRCSRRGAVATFKPVAGRSPGMQRYRFSVALRRLAIDGPFEAPIGLRLRSGDVTRAGALEECDPNGSRLRCAP
- a CDS encoding sulfotransferase — protein: MAVIDSLRDLLARRKYGEPIIIVSGLPRSGTSMMMKMLDAAGIPIMTDQVRTPDIDNPKGYFEYERVKDLEKEQDKSWVRQARGKALKVISWLLKDLPDDNAYRIIFMRRDIDEVLASQNKMLKNRGEQDTTDDATMAEAYRNHLAAVRIMARKKRNWSMVEVRYDEAIRDPVKVASIVNRFLGGRYDERAMAEAVDEKLYRNRKTA
- a CDS encoding alkaline phosphatase family protein, which codes for MRRACSLVALLLALFIATTSHAARDDRPGIFVLGVDGMDPVILRRLMDAGKMPNFVRLAQQGSFVELATANPPQSPVAWSTFVTGMNPGGHGVYDFVHRDPKTYMPISSATAPEEPGSAVSLFGYYLPIGGSAPKNNRGGVPFWDPLFDAGVDVEVYRMPGNYPPPPSDAKVLSGMGTVDLRGGYGTYTWFTTYPVRGREELKGDIQQVSLSDDDLDGVPDTVRGTLKGPPDLFRLPPGQAPGENDYLTVPVTFRIDPEQDAVLVEAGSSRALLRVGEWSDWMTVEFSPLPAGLMTVQGIVRFYVRQVRPGVEIYASPINISPASPAQDISTPSSFANELYALLGFFYTQGMPEETNALKDRIFDDDDYASQVALVQQDTEAMLDLALARFKPGDMTFMYVSDIDLQCHMLWRLGDPKDPSAPPHPAFAADAHAAAEHGDDIEGYYRHVDELLGKVLDRVPEDTLVIVMSDHGFQPYTRKAHLNAWLRDQGYLVLKDGKRTGKIALGDVDWSKTRAYGLGFNGLYLNLRGREAEGIVDPSEADALLDEIKRKLESWQDGERRVVRRAFLGKDIYSGPRIAEAPDMVVGYDAGYGCSDESTLGEITEAVLEDNLSRWSGSHLTDPAVVPGVLLTNRPLPRNDYALPDVTATLLTHYGVPLPSGMEGKDLFAR
- a CDS encoding alkaline phosphatase family protein; translated protein: MTVREEKPRGTACRLAAALAGLALLAPQSAEAYIGPGAGFAFAGSLFLLLAALGLALLTILLWPLTTLWRLVRIGNPFKNASAKRVIILGFDGMDPGLATRFMQEGRLPNFQRLAEQGVFRPLDTSNPSMSPVAWSTFSTGVDPSRHGIYDFITRDPCTCAPMLSSTDIREAKRVLNIGRYMVPLEKPRIKLLRKGTPFWKLLGDKHIHSIIQRVPITFPPEKFRGLLLSGMCVPDLRGSQGTFSFFSTATKDGGAAAYTGGEQTVLRRNRQGVIRSRIVGPDDPMVKGHPRMTLPFSLIESPDRRSARLEIEGCEPVTLELQRYSEWVTLTFKSGLGVKVRGIARFYLMSLEPEVSLYMTPIHIDPENPAMPISHPTIYSVYLAKKQGPFATLGLAEDTWALNERVIDEKAFFEQAMLICDEREKMLFDALAHRKRGLVTTVFDTTDRIQHMFYRYLDPTHPANRDKETTEYADAIARTYERMDGILGRVLEEIGDDPETVLMVMSDHGFTNFRRGVNLNAWLRDQGYLVLKDGARTSGDWFERVDWSKTRAFSLGLTGLFINRKGREKSGIVEEGDEYVTLIAEIIRKLEALVDPATGKRCIRKVRSAIASADGPYRFDAPDLLVGYEGGYRNSWECATGAVTEEVFSDNTKSWSGDHCVDPDIVPGVFFCNRPIAVERPHIADISTSVLRLFGQSPSRHMQGRMLFPENGARATVAGPLDPSTLSQSGAAPGALVHGALPEAASA